The following coding sequences are from one Gossypium hirsutum isolate 1008001.06 chromosome A12, Gossypium_hirsutum_v2.1, whole genome shotgun sequence window:
- the LOC107934746 gene encoding protein MAIN-LIKE 2-like, protein MASLIRKDPHISNTVNNMDSYHALRGWVNGLGYSPDAQLMPYLESAGFGSAVLTRTFDLRYEISALVESWRPETHTFHLLYGECTVTLEDVALHFGLPIIGSAITGVNAITKSAALCYGLLGASPGDDESNFSDLKFTWLKAKFEHLSVNATEEELMCAARAYIMQIIGGVLMPNANNNKVHLQYLPLLADLRNVRSYSWGSAVLAMLYHELYRTTKPDAIDIGGCLVLLQS, encoded by the exons atggctTCATTGATTAGGAAAGATCCTCACATATCTAACACAGTCaataatatg GACTCGTACCACGCATTAAGGGGCTGggtgaatggtttaggatattcCCCGGATGCACAACTGATGCCCTACTTGGAGTCAGCTGGATTCGGGTCAGCAGTTTTGACCCGGACATTTGATTTGCGTTACGAAATATCCGCATTGGTCGAGAGTTGGCgcccggagacccacacttttcatttgttGTATGGGGAGTGCACTGTCACTCTGGAGGATGTTGCATTGCACTTTGGGCTTCCAATCATCGGAAGTGCCATAACGGGCGTAAATGCGATAACTAAGTCAGCTGCACTTTGTTATGGCCTACTAGGAGCCTCGCCTGGTGATGATGAGTCTAATTTTTCAGATTTGAAATTTACATGGCTAAAAGCAAAATTTGAGCATTTATCAGTTAATGCCACTGAAGAAGAGTTGATGTGCGCAGCTCGAGCATACATTATGCAAATTATAGGGGGTGTACTGATGCCCAATGCGAACAACAACAAGGTTCATCTCCAGTATTTACCTCTATTAGCTGATTTGCGTAATGTTCGCTCGTATAGTTGGGGTTCCGCAGTTCTGGCTATGTTGTATCATGAGCTTTACCGGACGACAAAGCCTGATGCCATAGACATAGGTGGATGCCTTGTATTGTTGCAGTCATAG